In the Candidatus Bathyarchaeota archaeon genome, TTTGGAAAAGATGGTCTTGAATATCGTGGCTAAAGGAAGCGGAGACGAAAACGAAACGATGTGGTATGCGAACGTGAACTTAAGCCTACCTGAAACCATAGAGATAAATGCGGAGCTAAGCTCCTACGGAAACGCTGTCGAGAAATACTCAGACATCAACGTCACCTTAGAGGCCGCTCTGTACTATGACGCTTTAAACATGACGAAATCCGATGTCCAAGATATCGTCGTTGCCTGGCCCATCTTGAGAGGGTTCATAGAGGCTGCTGTAATCCAAGCCTCAGATGGTTTAATAGACTTGTCTCTAGGGCTTGAGGATTATAGCATAGGTCCTGAATCTGCGACCCTACTCTTCAAGTCCAGGGTGTCAGGGAACCTGATAGAGGGGCTTAGGAGGTTTCTCGAGAAACCTGTAACCCCTCCGAGCCCGGTTGCCCCACCGACTTCGATGCCTGAGATACCTAAGGAGACTAGAGAGGCCTTGAAGGCCGTGTTAAGCCTGTTGGAGAATAGATATGCTTGGGTTGAAGACGCTGAGTTCAACATGACTTGGAATAGGGAAGAGAAGGCTTTCGTTTTTGATGGCTATACGGTCTACGGTGGAGACCTAGGGGAACAGTACAAGACAGCGTGGGCGACCGTTCTCAGGATTCAACTGATGCTTATGGCTGGAAAAGGTAGGGAGGACGTTCAAAAACTGGCCTTAGAGGTATATGACCTTATAATCAATAGCGAGTTCGACGTCGATAAGTTGACTATATCGATGTACGTAAACCCGGATGAAGGATGCTCGAGGTTTAAGCTCTCAGACTTGAAGATGAAGCCCAAGTCTATACCGAGCTTCTTAAGCGTCCTAAGCCTTGCGTCGGAGGTCATGCCCTCGAAGCGTCTTACGCTCGTGATCCAAGGTAGCTCGGATGCCGATGAGATGGTTGAGGTCGAGATACCTTTAGCAGCTGAGAAGTACATAGCCGAACCTGTCTCTATAGAGGGGAGATATAGGATAGAGTGGACTTTCGAGAGGCTGGGCGCCATAGATAGACTCCAGCTGACTAAGAAGCCCAATACCATAGGTATCGTGGATTTCAACTATGTAGAGGTTAAGAAAACCGTCAATGAAACCGAGTATGTCGTCGAAGTTTTCACGAACTCAAGCCTAGTGGATGCCCCGACGTTTGTAGACAATAAACTGGAGATGACTGTCTCAGGTGTCGAAGGGACTCTAGGTGCATTAAACGTCTCCATTCCCAAGGCTCTAGTCGACGGCGTGGTCGTAATCCTAGTGAATGGTGAACTCGTCAAGCCGAAGGCGAAGCTCGCGGGAGAATGCTACGCTGTATATGCGACGTATAGCCACAGCATTAAGAAGCTAGAGATAGTATGGACACCGCCAGATATAGAGATAACGGTCGATAAGAATGAGGTAGACGTAGGCGGGGAGGTAGAGGTTTCAGGTACCTTTAAGGTCTTGGGTAAACCTATGGCCGGGGAGAAGGTCGACATACTCTTGGACGGGGTTAAAATAGCCGAAGCCACAACTGACGGGGAGGGGGGATTTTCAGCGAAGCTGAAGCTTGAAAACGAGGGAGAATACATCGTGAAAGCAGTCTACGATTTCGTAGACCAAAGCTTTGAGAGTAATGAAGTCACGGTTAAGGTAATCTTAGCCTGGTATCAAAACCCCGTGATACTCGGAGGCATGGCAGCGGCTATAGTGATAGCGATAGCCGTGATCGTAATATTGAGTAGGAGACAGAGCTTCTAGAGGCAACCGTTGTTCTTCATACTTTTTTGAAGTCCGGTTTAGCGTTCTAGTTCGAATCTTCTTCTGTAAACCGGTGGTTCGGCTATGAACTGTATGAGCATATCCATGCTCCTACCTATGCCCATGAAGTCTCTGGCCTCTATAAGTTCGATAGCGTTTTGAAGTTTTACAGACGACTCAGAGTATACGGTATACAGTAACTCTCCCTCGTCCACATGCTCCCCTATCTTCTTATTAAGCAATATACCGGCGCCCTTATCCTTAGGCGCGCCCGCCGCCCTAGCCACCTCTACGAGCCTGCCGTTGTCGATCCATAAAACCCGCCCCCGACGCTTAGCCCTAACCTCATAGGTTTTATCCCCGATAGGTATGTCATCCGGCTTGACATCTGGGTCTCCACCCTGAGCCGCGATTATCTCTCTAAACTTCTTCTCAGACTTACCCGATCGTATCAATTGAAGCGCCGTCTCAGCATCGCCTACGCCAGCCATTTTGAAGAGCACCCCCGCTATGTTGGCGGCTTTACTGACTAAGTCCACAGCCCTATTAGAGCCCATGAGGGTTTCAAGAGCCTCCCTAGCCTCCAACGCAGGCCCCACGGCGTATCCTACAGGCTGCTCACCATAGGTTACGGCGCATCCGGTTTGTATACCCAGTCTTCTACCGAGTTCTATGAAGTCTTTAGCCAGAGCGTTGGCTTCACCTATGGTTTTAACTTTGGTTCCCCTACCAGTCGGTATGTCTATAACAAGCATCTTAGCGTTGACGGCCTTCTTCTTACTCATTATACTCGGTAGGAGAAGCGGGTCGATCGCTAGGGGGTACTCGACCCGTACGAATATGTCGTCAGCTGGAGATAGATGCAACGCACCTCCCCAGACGAGACAGCCGCCGGTCTTCAAGACGACGGACCGGATTTCATCTAATTCGAGTGCTACAGGCATGAGCACTTCAGCCCTATCGGCCGTACCGGCGGCGCTTGTTATAGCCCTAGAACTCGTTTT is a window encoding:
- a CDS encoding AMP phosphorylase is translated as MKVKRLYIEAGGKPIVLLNKDDADDLGVRALGRVRLKVNGHELTAIVNTTFKVIDKGVIGVYEEVASKLNLEDGSIVDVSLSEPPKSIFFIREKLKGKKLTYGEIYEIVKDVVEGNLSEVEISAFVTALHTFGLDLDEATNLSIAMVKVGETLDLGDILVVDKHSIGGVPGDKTSLVAVPTIAAAGLTIPKTSSRAITSAAGTADRAEVLMPVALELDEIRSVVLKTGGCLVWGGALHLSPADDIFVRVEYPLAIDPLLLPSIMSKKKAVNAKMLVIDIPTGRGTKVKTIGEANALAKDFIELGRRLGIQTGCAVTYGEQPVGYAVGPALEAREALETLMGSNRAVDLVSKAANIAGVLFKMAGVGDAETALQLIRSGKSEKKFREIIAAQGGDPDVKPDDIPIGDKTYEVRAKRRGRVLWIDNGRLVEVARAAGAPKDKGAGILLNKKIGEHVDEGELLYTVYSESSVKLQNAIELIEARDFMGIGRSMDMLIQFIAEPPVYRRRFELER